The Brassica napus cultivar Da-Ae chromosome C1, Da-Ae, whole genome shotgun sequence DNA segment GGAGTTGGAGACTGAGTTCGATAAGTGAAGAAGCTTTGGTCGGTGAACTTGTTTCCCTCTCTGTCGATTTAGATTGTTTTTGTTTcggcttcttctttttcttctttgcttCCATTTTCTCCTTGAACTCTATGATCTTCTCAGGACAAGCCCTGACATAAAACAACAAGGATAAATTGGCAAAACGAATAGTAGGCCAGTTATTCAATGTAAACCAACCGACAAATCTGAACCATTTTCTCAGTGCTATGCGAACAAATAAACAGTAGCTTTTGGCTGCAGATGCGTAGGCTTTTTTAGTAACAAGTAGATATATGAAAGTTTCTATAGCCAAGTCAACCAAATATCGCTGAACtgaggctttttttttttagtaacaaGTTTGGTCCACAACTGACTAATTTACCTGGAGATCTGTTTACTTTAGACATACTATTTTAGTTCACTTGATTCATCCTGAAATTAAAGTTTTTGCAATAAAAGCCAAACAAAACAGCAGGGCTTGATCAATGTCAACCACCTAAAGCTAAATGTCTATCTGAATCCTTGAGTAAATGGGTGAAAGGTCTGACTTTGATCATTATCGTTACCTTTCTACAAGATCTGCAGGAACAATGGAAGCCTCTAACCCTTCTAGATCATTCCATGAGACTTCGAAACATTCTCGTCCCTGTACTTTGCGAGTCTTTATAATTTCAGACACCGGGCACTTCTCTGGCACCTGCGGCTGCAGAATAATAATTTCGTGCACGAGTTAAGACATGTTCTTGTTTAATGTCCAACTGAATTACGTAAGGGGGAGCCAATCGACTTTTAAGCTGTTGGTTTTTTCTAAAAGCAAGACGCCAGAACCAAGATGAATTTTTGAGATAACAAGTTTTTTTCTAATGTCTGAATCAACAACTTCCTTTACCAATCCATAAAATTTTATGTACCGTATCAATTTCGCACAACTTATGTAGTTGCTTCAACGGAGAGTCCGATTATTGGGGACAAAGATCTATAGCAAATAACTTGCAGTGAGAGAGAAAAAGGTACCTTGTGGAGAGGACGGTTAACGCCAACCTCAGTTGATCTTGATTGCAGAATAGCATACCTTCTCAGCTTTCTTTCAGCAATTTTTGGAAGAATGTATTCATCTGAAAGatagagaaaaaagaagaacGTAGGTTCCACAAAAGTCTCTAGTGGGTCAGTCAGTCTTGAAATGTGTTCCATAGAATAGAAGAGAAAGGGCCCGGGGTACATGAAGAGAAGAATTGGGTTTAGCGGTAATGACATAAGCCAAAGCTAGATCACCGGAGTTTAGGCAGCAAATGCAAACAACAAGGAATAGAAGACATACACATATAAATTCAAAAGTGATACCTGTTTTCTCAGAGGGCCACTCAAAGAACTGATGGCATATCTCCTGTAAATTGGTGCGCTGGAAAGTAATTTCAGCCAGAGCCCTGCAAACACACAGTATTTAAATTCATATCACTTAGTTTCTTCTTCCGTATCTAAAATATACATTCAACATTTTCTAAAGTTCATTAATCTCCAAGGTTAACATATATTCCTGCTCTACATATAAGTTCATTTGAGGAAGCATTTGATTCCACCTTTGGTTTCCTTTGTGCTCTCTTGTGTATTTTAAGTAATTAGTTTGACACAAACAAGCAACACTAATAGTTAGAAGCTTCATCTGTATTCTGTAGAAACTGCAAACAATGCATGTAACATGACTTATTTCAGAACAAAATCGGTGATCCCTTATTGCTAGCTCCACGCATAGAGTTATATTAGAGGCGCAGAACTATCACTACACGACTGACAACAAGGAAATGGAAAGAAGGATTAACCTGGAAACTGTATTAGAGTCTGCTTTGTGGCACTTGGGATTCATGAACGCATCAATCACCTCTTTGATCTGTTGCACTCCCTCTGGATCATGATTACTTCCTAAACCAAGTTGCAATTACGAAAAGAGCTTCTATGAGAAGAAAATAATATCTAGGAAAATCAACTAACACAAGAAGTTGTTGTTACTTCACATACCATTTATAGACACCAAGGGTAAGGTCCCCTTTTTAGGCCTAGCTTGCTTCTTTGAATTTCTCATGTTTTTGACAAAAGAGAGTCCTTCTGATGAAACTTTTTCAAGGATAACATTTTCTCCAAAAGACCTAACAATCCCGCAGGCTTCCTCCTGTTTGCAGAAGAAATTCAACCATAAGTCTTCaaataatatgaaaattctgcAGATAACGGTTTAAGAGCTTCGGTTAACAAAAGACCTGACGAATACCACGAACTCCCTGAGAGTAGTCACTGCCAAGCAGAAGTGCCAGAGCTATCTGTAACCTCATGGAACAAACTTTTAAAATGATGAAACATCATAGCAAACATCTCAAAGGTCTTTGACATATGGAACAACATATAACAATCTGTAGCTGCGTTTTCTCGTCTaacaaaaagaaattgatcCCTTAAAACTTCAAGGTAGCAGTGGAACCATACATACAGATAGCATCTATATTGCTTGTGTCTATGAAGAAAACATTGTAGGTTAAAATATCAAACGCCACCTTTTGCAAGTATGCATTCATCAGTCATGCTTTTGCTGATCAAACCATTTTATAATAGCACAGGTTAAGTATGATCTTGTATCCACACGTTCTAAATCAGGAGTGAAATGGAGTGTTATTAGTTGAACTCGAGTCTAGTCTTTCCTAGCCAATATCATGGaatcaaaggtgagtctagatagatgattaaAGAGGTATGAATTAGTGTTGCATGATTGAAaatgtagatgattgataggctttgtctcttgatcaatattgaattgatgaggtgtttacttagtgtaaacacttaataaatatttatgaatgttcatagaggtttattctgaaccttagtacttgttctcaagtactaatatattatattattaaagatatgagtataaatcatgtgaagtcttattgtatactcactctcccgaaagttTCCGAATTACCGTGAATTGTTCCTGCAATACGGAACAAGGTcgcgaagacacgatgatggggtcacaccctggaggccgtgtaactgcatgcagcgttagatgttcgatcttggaatatctaatggagatggtggttatatttatttccacgctaggctcggttagcctttgtggttttccgggtttagtctacatatatattataagaatGAGTGAATGGCAGGTgtcgtggaggtgatgtttaagataagaTTCACGTCGATGGAAGGATATgccttatatatgtatttttattagttatggaatatatttccactgcatacaaatgaagttgattgcttgagatattattaatatacgtTGGGGTGGgggactaggctcactgagtaaactagttactcatgactcatttgtgatgtaggtaaccagtagacgggagaccttactctaggacgagaaggaacatcattagccagcggtagttttattatccttgcaaaggcgttttgatatttcttatgtataagatttgttgaccgaaaacctcgaggttaatttataacaaattttgtaagatgcttttgaatgatatgtaaataatttttttaaagtacggtttccatatgatattagtccttgtccggacgaactaactatcgggtattgcttttttgggttgaaaagcctagagtgatatctgataggagcgttggtgttctttggttgttggtctaaggtgatcggaagtattctgagaacctcggatcgaccatcgagaaacatcgaccgtgtcatttccggtcatctacgatcgggggtgtcacaaaggtggtatcagagcatggttatacgatgctggaatgggacttgtttcaaatattttttgagtcaaaatgagtcgcaaGGATAACTAGGATATGCTGGCTGGTTCCTTCATTTTAGGATAGATAGTCATGGGTAGTTACCTAACCGTGATCTTTCATAGCAGAAGCACTGAGACAAGCTTGAACGGGTGGACCATACTTACCGATGTTACTATCATCATGCTCGAGTTTGCTACCCTCAGGGTCGGGTTCACTACCGTCCTGTTAGGATTTAGTAACCTCATGCCTTCCTGCCGTTCTTTTGAGTTCTAGTGGGGGATGCCAATTCTTTAGAGAGATATATGGGACATAGTTGATACATCGAATACATCTCCAAACTCGTCAATGTCAAGGTGGGTGTTGTTTGTGATCCGGTTCAGAGCGATTCGACTACACATGATCACTCAGATGCACTTATTCTTCCGGTTTCTCAAGTCTATCCTGCTTATGCTGAGACGTACAAGCACCAGAGACGTACAAGCCGAATTGTTCTGCATTTGTTTCAATCTTAGCGTTGGACGAAGAGATGGTTTGATTGTATTACAAGATGATGGAAGCACCGGAAGCATTCTGTTTTCAGTGAGACATCATCAAGCatatgatgcaaagaagaagaagttgggatcacaagatactgaagaaggaCTAAACCGTTCGAGGTATACTTTGGCTTGAGGCAGAATTGGGATGCAACAGTCAAAGCAGAATATTGACGTCGCCGTTGTTCAGAGAATAACAAGGAGGATTTGGCAGCAAGCTATTTGAAGATGAATGCGATGAGTTGTTGGTCGAGAGTAAATAATTACTTCAGAGAGTTGAGATCAAGTTGGACAGATTTCAAAAGTTCAAGAAGTAGTATTTTCTACACAAGGTATGGGACCGATTGAAGATCCAGTTTACGGAGTTGGTACAATGAGATGCTTCCGCCAGGATGTTCAGGTCGACTTTAATTAGATACAAAAATTTCAGCATCGAGATATGTGGTCGAATGAATTTGATTCATCGATTATAGTTTGGAGAATAAGCCAAAAGTCAGAcggaaaatatttggaaacttagCCAATTATTTTGGAGTAGATACAAGACCATGGAGTTTCAGAGCTTCTAGGAGACGTTAGAGTATGCTGCGAATACTAAAGAAGTTATTGTTGAAGAAGTTCACCAAATCCTGTAATTTCCAACCCGTGAAGATCGAAGATCATTTTCAAGCAGTGGATTAAGTCGCTGGGATGATTTTGGGTGCATGTTTCATCAGATCAAGATTGAGGAGCCTGAGTTGTTATGGTGGTGACATGCCAGGACAGTATAGTCGGGATCGTCCAAGTGCGAGAAATTCTTAATTGTTTGCATCATTGCGCTTTGGTGATTCCCTTGTGAAGATTAAGGATGATTATTTTACCCTTGCCCATGAAGTTGCCTGATTCCTTTACCTATACCTAGGGTACCAGTAGTTAGACATGTTCGTTC contains these protein-coding regions:
- the LOC125580975 gene encoding single-strand DNA endonuclease 1-like, encoding MRLQIALALLLGSDYSQGVRGIRQEEACGIVRSFGENVILEKVSSEGLSFVKNMRNSKKQARPKKGTLPLVSINGSNHDPEGVQQIKEVIDAFMNPKCHKADSNTVSRALAEITFQRTNLQEICHQFFEWPSEKTDEYILPKIAERKLRRYAILQSRSTEVGVNRPLHKPQVPEKCPVSEIIKTRKVQGRECFEVSWNDLEGLEASIVPADLVERACPEKIIEFKEKMEAKKKKKKPKQKQSKSTERETSSPTKASSLIELSLQLQQIDLNSTSTLAISTMEEAEQEKEQQKSKKHDYLRLIDSPAKENSSIGWSTIRRFGVGPSSYSFYPETEVIDLISPCPEARSRNVSRRYQEQKSHEQKCLDHKLENVIELSDSETDDDDDDDGEHCRKARELRMFLENIRKDVIL